In Haloarcula marismortui ATCC 43049, the sequence GGTATCGCCCGTGCCGTCATTCAGCGGCCGAAAATCCTGCTCGCTGACGAGCCGACGAGCGCGCTGGACCCTGACACCTCCCGAGAGGTCATGAGCCTCTTGACGGACATCGCCCACGAAGACGATATCCCGATCATCATCAACATCCACGAAGTCGATCTAGCGGTCGACTACGCGGACCGGATAATCGGCCTCAGTGACGGTGAAATCGTCTTTAACGGCCCACCTGACGACCTAGATCAGGCAGCCAGAGACGAGATCTATCGCGGCGGTGAATCAATTGCGGACCGTGAAGAGCCGAGTGCTGGTAACAGCACTGACGCTGATGACGTCATTGCCGAACGAGGTGACTAATCAATATGGCTGCTGAATCTGGATCGACCGTTGAAGGATCTTGGGAGCGGCCCACAGTCTTCTACAACAAGAAAGTCAAGTATCTCATCTACGGGCTTATCTTGTTGTTCTTCGCGTATAGCTTCTGGAACCTTCGGATTTCCCCCAGCCGATTTGTTCGCGGGATCGGAGCCGGTGTCGAACTCATCACGAGTATGCTACCACCGGCATACACTCCGTCGCAACGGGAACTCCTCATTCAGGGCATCGTCGAGAGCATCGTGATGACGATTGTCGCCACGACAATCGGCATCATCGTCAGCGTGCCGGTCGCGATTATGGCTTCGAATAACCTCTCGCCGAAGCCAGTCTACTATGTCGGTCGCAGCATCGTTGCCGTCACGCGCTCGCTCCACGAGCTCATTGTTGCGATCATCATGGTCAAAGCGGTCGGGTTCGGTCCACTCGCTGGTGTCCTTGCACTTGCGTTCAAAACGATCGGATTCTTCGCGAAACTCCTCGCAGAG encodes:
- the phnE gene encoding phosphonate ABC transporter, permease protein PhnE, translated to MAAESGSTVEGSWERPTVFYNKKVKYLIYGLILLFFAYSFWNLRISPSRFVRGIGAGVELITSMLPPAYTPSQRELLIQGIVESIVMTIVATTIGIIVSVPVAIMASNNLSPKPVYYVGRSIVAVTRSLHELIVAIIMVKAVGFGPLAGVLALAFKTIGFFAKLLAEEIEDIDRGQMEAITAAGGTPVQTYLYGVLPQVMPRIVGLSIYRLDINLRHSTVVGIVGAGGIGITLLNSFDKYDYQFSMAIIAVIVAIVMVGEGVSALARRRIQ